The Virgibacillus dokdonensis genome includes a window with the following:
- the frr gene encoding ribosome recycling factor, protein MSDGILKQTNEKMEQAVQAFSKNLATVRAGRANPSLLDSVFVEYYGMSTPLNQIASVSAPEARLLVVTPYDKSAISDVEKGIQKADLGLSPSSDGNVIRINIPALTEERRKDLVKVVGKYAEESRVQVRNIRREANDQLKKEDSISEDDVRALQDDVQKVTDKYIAKIDQLAKEKEKEIMEV, encoded by the coding sequence ATGTCTGATGGTATATTGAAACAAACGAATGAAAAAATGGAACAAGCTGTACAAGCTTTCTCTAAAAATCTGGCTACTGTTAGAGCTGGAAGGGCAAATCCAAGTTTATTAGACAGTGTTTTTGTGGAATACTATGGAATGAGTACGCCATTAAACCAAATTGCTTCGGTCTCCGCACCAGAAGCAAGACTACTTGTTGTTACACCATATGATAAATCAGCTATTTCTGACGTGGAAAAAGGGATTCAAAAAGCAGATCTAGGTCTTTCACCTTCTAGTGATGGTAATGTAATTCGGATTAATATCCCAGCATTAACAGAAGAACGTCGTAAAGATTTAGTTAAAGTAGTAGGTAAATATGCCGAAGAATCACGTGTTCAAGTAAGAAACATACGACGTGAAGCAAATGATCAATTGAAAAAAGAAGACAGTATTTCAGAAGACGATGTACGGGCTTTACAAGACGATGTACAAAAAGTAACAGATAAATATATAGCGAAAATTGACCAACTAGCGAAAGAAAAAGAAAAAGAAATTATGGAAGTTTAA
- the pyrH gene encoding UMP kinase gives MTTARYRRIVLKLSGEALSGELGYGIEPKIIQSIADQVKEVAELDVEIAIVVGGGNIWRGKVGSEMGMDRANADYMGMLATIMNALALQDGLENIGIPTRVQTSIEMRQVAEPYIRRKAIRHLEKKRVVIFAAGTGNPFFSTDTTAALRAAEIEAEVILMAKNNVDGVYTADPKLNENAEKYENLSYMEMLNAGLGVMDSTASTLCMDNDIPLVVFSIMEEGNIKRVVQGEVIGTTIRGK, from the coding sequence ATGACAACAGCTCGTTACCGTAGAATCGTGCTTAAACTAAGTGGAGAAGCATTAAGTGGCGAACTTGGATATGGCATTGAGCCTAAAATTATTCAGTCTATCGCTGATCAAGTAAAAGAAGTTGCTGAATTAGATGTAGAAATTGCGATTGTCGTTGGCGGAGGAAATATATGGCGCGGCAAAGTAGGCAGTGAAATGGGTATGGATCGTGCCAATGCTGACTATATGGGGATGCTAGCAACCATTATGAATGCTTTAGCACTTCAAGATGGACTGGAAAACATCGGTATACCTACAAGAGTACAAACATCAATAGAAATGAGACAAGTGGCTGAGCCGTACATAAGAAGGAAAGCAATTCGCCATTTGGAGAAAAAGCGTGTTGTCATTTTTGCTGCTGGTACAGGAAATCCTTTCTTCTCAACGGATACAACTGCAGCATTACGCGCAGCTGAAATTGAAGCAGAAGTCATTTTGATGGCAAAAAATAATGTGGATGGCGTTTATACAGCGGATCCTAAATTGAATGAAAATGCAGAGAAGTATGAGAACCTTTCTTATATGGAAATGCTCAATGCAGGACTTGGAGTTATGGACTCAACAGCTTCAACTTTATGTATGGATAACGATATTCCTTTAGTTGTGTTTTCTATAATGGAAGAAGGCAATATTAAACGGGTCGTTCAAGGTGAAGTAATTGGAACTACAATAAGGGGGAAATAA
- the tsf gene encoding translation elongation factor Ts gives MAITAKMVKELREKTGAGMMDCKKALQETDGNLEAAVDFLREKGLSKAAKKADRIAAEGSAYIQVDGNTAVLLEVNCETDFVTKNDQFKDLLSTLATHLLKHQPETVEEALQQTMEATGETVENHIKAAVAKIGEKLSLRRFTIVTKTDNDAFGEYLHMGGRIGVLTLLEGTTDKDVAKDVAMHIAAVNPRYISRDDVAEEEVNHEREVLKAQALNEGKPEHIVEKMVEGRLGKFFEEICLLEQSFVKDPDQKVKKFVADKGATVKTFARYEVGEGMEKREENFADEVMSQIKK, from the coding sequence ATGGCAATCACTGCAAAAATGGTTAAAGAATTACGTGAAAAAACTGGTGCAGGAATGATGGATTGTAAAAAAGCACTTCAGGAAACAGATGGCAATTTAGAGGCTGCTGTTGATTTCTTACGTGAGAAAGGTCTGTCTAAAGCTGCAAAGAAAGCTGACCGTATTGCTGCTGAAGGGTCTGCGTACATTCAAGTAGATGGTAATACAGCTGTTTTACTAGAAGTAAACTGTGAAACAGATTTCGTAACAAAAAATGACCAGTTTAAAGACCTATTATCTACATTAGCAACTCATTTGTTAAAACACCAGCCAGAGACAGTAGAGGAAGCACTACAGCAAACGATGGAAGCGACTGGAGAAACAGTTGAAAACCATATTAAAGCTGCTGTTGCAAAAATTGGTGAAAAATTATCCCTTCGTCGTTTTACAATTGTAACGAAAACGGATAACGATGCGTTTGGTGAGTATTTGCACATGGGTGGACGTATCGGTGTGCTTACCTTGTTAGAAGGAACTACAGATAAAGATGTTGCTAAAGATGTAGCGATGCATATTGCAGCTGTAAATCCACGTTATATTTCTCGTGATGATGTTGCAGAAGAAGAAGTAAACCATGAGCGTGAAGTATTAAAAGCCCAAGCTTTAAATGAAGGTAAACCAGAACATATTGTTGAAAAAATGGTAGAAGGTCGTCTTGGCAAGTTTTTTGAAGAAATTTGTTTGTTAGAGCAAAGTTTTGTAAAAGACCCAGACCAAAAAGTGAAAAAGTTCGTTGCGGATAAAGGAGCAACTGTGAAAACTTTTGCACGTTATGAAGTAGGCGAAGGAATGGAAAAACGTGAAGAGAACTTTGCAGACGAAGTGATGAGTCAAATCAAAAAATAA
- the rpsB gene encoding 30S ribosomal protein S2 translates to MSAISMKQLLEAGVHFGHQTRRWNPKMKKYIFTERNGIYIIDLQKTVKKVDEAYNYVKQLVADGGTVLFVGTKKQAQESVRDEAIRSGMYYVNQRWLGGTLTNFQTIRKRINRLKDIERMEEDGTFEVLPKKEVVDLLKEKDRLVKFLGGIKEMDKLPDALFVIDPRKERIAIAEAHKLNIPIIGIVDTNCDPDEIDYVIPANDDAIRAVKLLTSKMADAILEVKQGEEMNEAPESEQASEEAKETEQE, encoded by the coding sequence ATGTCAGCTATTTCAATGAAACAGCTACTCGAAGCTGGTGTACATTTTGGTCACCAAACTCGTCGCTGGAACCCAAAGATGAAAAAATACATCTTTACAGAACGTAACGGTATTTACATCATCGATCTACAAAAAACGGTGAAAAAGGTTGATGAAGCGTATAATTATGTCAAGCAACTTGTTGCCGACGGAGGAACCGTTTTATTCGTTGGTACGAAAAAACAAGCTCAGGAATCTGTACGTGACGAAGCCATTCGTTCAGGTATGTACTATGTTAACCAACGTTGGTTAGGTGGAACACTTACTAATTTTCAAACCATTCGTAAACGCATTAACCGTTTGAAAGACATTGAGCGCATGGAAGAAGATGGAACTTTTGAAGTGCTACCAAAGAAAGAAGTTGTTGATCTTCTAAAAGAAAAAGATCGCTTAGTGAAGTTCCTTGGTGGAATTAAAGAAATGGATAAACTTCCAGATGCGTTGTTTGTAATTGACCCACGTAAAGAGCGAATTGCTATTGCTGAAGCTCATAAATTAAATATTCCGATTATCGGAATTGTGGACACAAACTGTGATCCAGATGAAATTGATTATGTAATCCCTGCTAATGATGATGCGATTCGTGCCGTGAAACTTTTGACTTCCAAAATGGCAGATGCTATTTTAGAAGTGAAACAAGGCGAAGAAATGAATGAAGCTCCAGAATCAGAGCAAGCGTCTGAAGAAGCAAAGGAAACAGAACAAGAGTAA
- a CDS encoding DUF6115 domain-containing protein yields the protein MTSILILVSFLLHMVAFTVIFQLYKRMNTNQQLDTSEIDALLAAYIDEIKQENIRLQQQLITLNKRENVETDQIQLVKKEEKDVPYNNEQQDEMTTSLQAKILQLHSQGHTASEIAQQLNCGKTEVALTIKFQQNSKINSSK from the coding sequence GTGACATCTATATTAATTTTGGTCAGTTTTCTATTACATATGGTTGCCTTCACAGTTATTTTTCAATTGTATAAACGAATGAATACAAATCAACAATTGGATACTTCTGAAATTGACGCTTTGCTAGCAGCATATATTGATGAAATAAAACAGGAGAACATACGTTTACAACAGCAGTTGATTACATTAAACAAACGAGAAAATGTGGAAACGGATCAAATACAACTAGTGAAAAAAGAGGAAAAAGACGTTCCATACAATAATGAACAGCAAGACGAGATGACAACTTCGCTACAAGCGAAAATATTACAATTACATAGTCAAGGGCACACAGCTTCAGAAATCGCTCAACAATTAAATTGTGGAAAAACAGAAGTAGCATTAACGATTAAGTTTCAGCAGAATTCAAAGATTAATTCATCGAAATAG